In Proteiniborus sp. DW1, one DNA window encodes the following:
- a CDS encoding DUF58 domain-containing protein: protein MIRLKTVPILILVTVFAFVLFVGGTMPYFLFYILLLTFILPLIHCLIVLKYLKGYVKIPSESLFAGEDINIEYEVTNHSFFTIPYVEIHSDISRQLTGICSPNVALSLERNETFTHKETITLKRRGYYELGEITVIVRDVFGFYSFRKKISSNISLLVYPKVINLSTFRITSSHQSGEALIQNSVFQDKSRVASLREYRAGDPVKAIHWKLSAKKDTPIIKEFESYGDTYATIFLDNESKYFINDIDRLLEDKIADSALSIVSYCLSQGIDVSLETQDSYKYIMVQGQQKSDYKAFLEVLARFKGNGAFDFKSLLLSRIETIKKGSTVIFITPNLSKGMGSIGIQLRTKNFNPLFILATDTENDMKNIDKEVQAMFNQEGIPIYILDHTTNIKDALEVYNG from the coding sequence ATGATTAGGTTGAAAACTGTTCCTATATTAATTTTGGTAACTGTTTTTGCTTTTGTACTTTTTGTAGGAGGCACTATGCCCTATTTTTTATTCTATATACTTCTACTTACCTTTATTTTGCCTCTTATTCATTGTTTAATTGTTCTTAAATATTTAAAGGGCTATGTTAAGATACCGAGTGAATCATTATTTGCAGGTGAAGACATCAATATAGAGTACGAAGTAACAAACCATAGCTTTTTTACCATCCCTTATGTAGAAATTCATAGTGATATTTCAAGGCAACTTACAGGAATATGCTCTCCTAATGTGGCTTTATCTTTAGAAAGAAATGAAACCTTTACTCATAAAGAAACAATAACTTTAAAAAGAAGAGGCTATTATGAACTTGGTGAGATAACTGTAATAGTGCGTGATGTATTTGGATTTTATTCTTTTAGGAAGAAAATTAGTAGCAATATCTCTCTTTTGGTTTATCCAAAAGTAATTAATCTTTCAACATTTAGAATAACTTCTAGTCACCAATCTGGAGAAGCTCTAATACAGAATTCTGTCTTTCAGGATAAAAGTAGAGTTGCCTCCTTAAGGGAATATAGGGCGGGAGATCCTGTCAAAGCCATACATTGGAAACTATCTGCAAAAAAGGATACTCCTATAATTAAAGAATTTGAAAGCTATGGAGACACTTATGCTACTATATTTTTAGATAATGAATCAAAATACTTTATTAATGATATAGATAGACTTTTGGAAGATAAAATAGCAGATTCTGCCCTTAGTATAGTAAGTTATTGTCTAAGTCAAGGCATTGATGTTAGTTTGGAAACTCAAGATTCTTACAAATACATAATGGTACAAGGTCAGCAAAAATCTGACTATAAAGCCTTTCTTGAAGTTTTAGCTAGATTTAAAGGTAATGGTGCTTTTGACTTTAAGTCCCTTCTCTTGTCTAGAATTGAGACGATTAAGAAAGGCTCAACAGTTATATTCATTACTCCAAATCTTAGCAAAGGTATGGGCTCAATAGGTATTCAATTAAGGACTAAAAATTTTAATCCACTATTTATCCTTGCTACTGATACAGAAAATGACATGAAAAACATTGACAAAGAAGTTCAAGCAATGTTTAATCAAGAAGGTATACCTATATATATATTAGATCATACCACTAATATTAAGGATGCGTTGGAGGTCTACAATGGATAG